The region CCTGCGCGACGGCGTTGAACTCTATCGGCGATGGTTGTCCTGCGGGGCAGGCGTCGTGGAGCGGAGGCTCGGGCCTTGGCGTCGGCCTTGATCCCGAAGGCAATCTTTACATCACGGATACGGAGGCCAGTTCGCTGGTGCGTAAGATCGCGGCGACGAGCCTGGTTCCTCTTACCACCGGTGCAAGCCTGACGCAGACGATTGTGCTGCATGGAGCCGCGGGAACTACGGGAATTGCGGCTGCTCTAGCTGCGGCATCGCCCGACATCTCGGCAGGAAGTGTGAGCTGCGGGAGTGCAGCAGCCGATGCGACGATGGATTGCACAGTGCCGGTGACTTTTGCACCGGCGTCTCCCGGAGAACATTCGGCGGCGCTGCTGGCTGCATCGGCGGGGAGCAACGGTTCAGCGAGCTTCGCTTTGGCGGGAATGGCAACCGGCGCCGCGGTTGCCGTGGATTCGACGGCACCTTCCACCACAATGATGGGTGCAGGCATTGCGCCGGTCGCGGTCGCGCTGGACGGATCGAGCAACCTCTATGCGATTGATGACAACTCCGGCAAGCTGTGTACGATCAGCAAGGCCAACGTAAGCAGCACCATCAGCGGCACGCTTCCGGCTAACCCCAGTCAGATTGCTGTCGATGCTGCGGGAGATATCTACGTTGTGGGCAGCGGCAGCAGCGGCATTACGAAGTTCACGTTGACGGCTCCGGGAACCTACTCGCAAAGCACGATCAACTACGCTCCACCGCAGAGCCCGGCGGCACCACAGGGAATCGCGGTCGATGCCGAGGGAAATCTCTACGTCTCCGACAAGACCAACCTTGCGGTCTATGAGATTGCAGCGGGTTCGACGTTCGTTCCATTGCAGCCACTGTCGACGGTTGCGTCCGGGCTGGGAAATCCCACGACGCTGGCGTTGGACGGGCAGGGCAATCTGTACATTGCCGATCAAGGCGCGGGCTCGGTGGTCAAGGTTTCAGGAGCGACCGGAGCGCAATCGACAATCCTGAGCGGCATCAGCCCAGCAGGGATTGCGGGAGATGCAGCGGGCAATCTTTATGTGCAAGACAGAAATACGGAGTCGGTGATTGAGGTGCCGGTCTCGGGGCCGCAGACAACGGTTGCGACAGGACTGACTGCGCCAACCGGGCTCGCTGTCGATGGCAGCGGCAACCTGTACAGTGCGGACTCGCACGCCAATGGCATCGCCGAGGTCGAGCGCAGCCAAACGGCGTTCGACTTTGGAACCAGCATTACGACAAGTTTTAGCGGCACATTGACCAACGTCGGCAACTTAGCGGCGACGGGGTTTAACCAGACCGACACGGCTGACTTTCAGATCGCCTCTTCGGGTGGAAATGGATGCACGCTTGGTTCTGCGTCGATCGAGCCGGGATACGCATGCACAATCGCTGCGAGTTTCACGCCCTCGGCAAGCGGGACCGGGCCGGTCTCCGACGTGCTGAGCATGACTCCGGCGTTGAGCATCGGTTCGCTGACACTCTCTGGCACCAAGACCGGAACAGTGGTGACAACGGCGACAGCGATTTCGGCGGAGACGCCCGCGAACCCGGTCTACAGCGCGAGCGGCACCGAAGTTAGCTTTACCGTAACGGTGACTCCTAGCTCTGGTTCGGTCTCGGGCACCAATGTACAGGTGACGGTCGACGCGGGCAGCCCGCAGACCTTTGTGCTATCGGGAACGACGGCGACGGTCGCCCTGACTGGGCTAAGCGCGGGGATGCACTCGATCACGGCCTCGTATCCGACACAGGCTGGAATCGTCGGGTCGACTTCTCAGGCCAGCATGTTTTCAATTGCGCAGGCATCGACTGCGGTGACATGGACTCCTGCGAGCACGACACAGGCTTTCAGCCGTGCCATTGGCGCCGGTGTGCTCGATGCAAGCTCGGGCGGTCTGGCTGGTTTTTACACGTACACGGCGACTCCCGTTGGCGGCAGCGCGCTTTCAATAGATGCCAGCACATATCTTCCAGTGGGAAGCTATGCGCTGGCGGTTACATTTACTCCCGCGGATTCGGTTGACTATATCGGCTCGACAGCATCGGTTGCTGCTTACACGGTGACCAAGGCAGACACCACGGCAGCAGTTGGAGCAACCCAGAGTCTGGTGGCTTCCGATGGCACGGGAAACTACATCTCGGTGCAGGCGGCGGTGAATGCTCTGTCTCCGGTCAGCGGCGGATCGGTGTACATCAAGCCGGGAACGTATACCGGTTTCGTCACGGTGAATACGCCGTTTGTATCGCTGCGCGGTCTGGGCGGAAATCCGGCCAACGTCGTTCTGACTAATGAAGACGGTGCGTTTTCTGCGCCGTTCCTGCCCGGGCAGGGAGTGGGCAACAATGGCTCCTCCGGAGATCAGGGTTCGAGCACAATGGTGGTCGCCAAGGGCAGCCTGAACGGCACGACGTATATTCCCAATGGCTTCTACATGGAAAACCTGTCGGTCGCCAATACCTATGACACCGATAGTACAAACTCCAACACCAATGCGTTGGTAGGCGGCGTGTGCACGGCAGGCCAGGCGGCGAATAACAACCAGGCGCTGTTCAACTCTGGGACGTTGTGTAACTCGCAGGCGCTGGCGCTTTGGATTACGTCGGACCAAGCGGTGCTAAACAATGTGCAGCTAAGCAGTTTGCAGGACACGCTCTATGCCGGTAGCCAGGGTTGTGGCTCGACCTGCGTGGCAGCTCGCCAGTATTTTTGGAGGGGACGAATCAATGGCGATGTGGACTACATCTTCGGCGATGCGGCGACGGTCTTTGATCATACGGTCTTCTACACGGCGTATCACGGCACGGTGACGGGAACAGACACGATTGAAGCGCAGAACAAGAAGGCGCAGACCGGCAGCGCGTCGGATTATCTGAGCGGCTACGTTTTGAACAGCGCCTATCTGCTCTCGCAGAGCGCGGGCATGAGCTCGTTGTACTACGGCCGTCCATATGGGCAGTACTCCACCTACATTATGTTGAACAGCTTTGTGGACCAGGTCAATCCTACGGGCTGGATCGAGTTTTCGGGTGATAGCAACCTTCCGACCTCGACCTACGCCGAGTTCAACACGATGCCGTATACCGACCCGGCTACAGGCTCGCTCGATCCCAACGGCTTTGTGTACGCGGGCGCGGGAGGAAGCTTGGGTGCGGGAATCGCCGGGCCGCGCGAGACGATCTCGACCTCGCCGGGAACTCCTGAAGCAGAGAATGCCATCAAAACAAGTCTCACTGCGGCGCAGGCTGCACCTTACTATCCTGTGGCCTTTCTTTCGAGCACGGTGCCGACGCCGAGCCCTTCGTTCGCAGGATTTGCGACCAACTGGGATCCTACTGCCGCGCTGGCTGACGAGATGAACGCCTTTGTGCCATCAGGTAGTTCCATCACGATTGCCCCCGGCAGCAGCGTCACCATTCTGGTGCGTCCACAAACACCGGGCGCGGGTGCGATTCCAATAGGAACGTATACCGTCTCCGATGGTGGAACTGTGCTGACCTCGGGAACGCTCGACGCATCGGGCGAGGCGTATTACACCACCAGCACGCTGGCGGCAGGCAATCACTCCATTACGACGACCTATAGCGGTGATGCCAACTTCAACGCATCGTCGAGCACGACGCCCTTTGTCATCAAGGTCGTCGCCGCACAATCGACGACGGCGGCGCTGACTACGAGCGCCACGCAGGCGACCCCGGGGCAATCGGTGACGCTGACGGCGACCGTTACTGGCAGCGGAGGAACGCCGACGGGATCGGTGACGTTTGCCGCGGGATCGACCTCACTAGGCTCGATCGCATTGCCCGTAAACGGTGTCGCAGTATTGACGACCACCAACCTTCCCACCGGCGTCAATCTAATCACAGCGACTTACAGCGGTGACAACAACTTCGGCGGGTCTTCTGCTTCGGTGACAGTGACGGTTGCAGGGCAGTTCAGCTTCAGCGTTCCATCGCTCTCCTTCGCCAGCCAACTTGACGGCACCAACTCTTCGGCTGCTTCGGTGACGCTGACGAACAATACTGGTGGCGCGGTCAGCGGATTCTCCATCGCTGCTTCTTCGGGCTTTACTATCTCGAACAACACTTGCGGCGCTACGCTGACGGCTGGGCAGAGCTGTACGCTCGGTGTGGTGTTCGCTCCGGTATCAGGACAGAGCGGAACGATCAGCGGCACGCTGACCGCATCGGGCGGCGGCTTCTCCACGTCGCTTGCACTCTCGGGTATAGCGCAGGAGCCTGCTGCGGCTGCGGTCGCTACAGGAGACACGCGGACGGTGGTTGAACCGAGCTTTCCTTCGGTCTGCCAGTCGTTGACGGCGAGCTTCCACGATGCGAACGAAGATGTTCCAACTTCGGTGGAGGCAGTGAGCACAAGCCTCGATCAGGCGCGCCTGCAAGCTGCTCTGAATGCCTGCACCGGTACTAACCAGGCCGTCGAGCTGTCAATGGATGCGGCGGGCGACAACAGTTTTCTCACCGGCCCCATCACGATTCCCACCGGCGTAACGTTGCTGGTCGATCCCGGTGTGACGCTCTACTTCTCGCGCAACGCTCAGGACTACGACACGACCCCGGGAGTTCATAGCTGCGGTACGGTGAACGCCAACAGTAACACTGCAAGCTGCCAGAACCTGATCAGCATCAGCAACGACAACAACTCCGGCATCATGGGTTACGGCAAGCTCAACGGGCGTGGCGGCGATGTCGTCCTCAACAGCTTCCCCAGCGCAGGATATGAAGGCACCACTACGGGCAAGAGCTGGTGGGACCTTGCCAACGATGCCAACACGCTGAATGGAAGCCAGCAGAACCCACGCGGCATCCAGATCTCGAAGTCCACCAACATTACGCTCTACAAGATCACGTTCAAGAACCCGCCGAACTTCCATATCGCAATCAATACGATCAATGGCCTGACGGTGTGGGACATCAAGATTGTGACGCCGTTCTCGGCGCGCAATACGGACGGCATCGATCCAGGCAATGCGACCAACGTTACCATCAAAAATTCCTGGATCTCGGATGGAGACGATAACGTCGCGGTCGGTGCTCCCAATTCTGCTTCGGCAAATATCTCGGTTGTTGATAATCACTTCTACGCCGGCCACGGAGAGTCCATCGGCAGCATCACTACCGGCGGAGTCACCAACGTGCTCTTCGATCACAACCAGATGTATGGAGACGCGGATGTAGACGGCAGCAACTCTACGGCAATCCGCATCAAGTCGGCCAACGACCGTGGCGGCGTGGTGCAAAACATTCAGTACTCCAACTCCTGCTTCGTCAATCACGGCACGCAGGTTCAGTTCACGCCGCTCTACAACACCAACGCGGGAACGCTCACGCCAAACTTCAAAAACATCCTATTGCAGAATCTGCGGTTCTCCAATCAGGGTGCAGTCGCTACCGGCTCGGTGACCTTCCTTGGGGCCAGCAACAACGGCACCGTCAATCCGCTGGTCGTGACGCTGGATAATGTGACCATCGATACGCTGGCCAGCTCCAATCTCATTGCTCCCAGCAACGCGCAGATTACGCTTGGACCGGGACAGGTTTCGAGCACGCTGACGTCGCTGTTGTTGCCCTACAACGGCAGCAATGGCAATATCATCACCGATGCCCGCACCACACCTGCGTTGATTGCACCGGACTGCACCTTCACCTTCCTCGCGCCGGAGCTAACCGGGCCGAATGGTTTAAATCAAACCGTCACGGACGGCCAGTTTCCCACTGCTGTTGTGATTCTTACACCAACCTTCGCCAGTCAGAGCTATCCCTATCCAACAGGGACGGTCACGTTGACCGATGAGAGCGGCAGAACTTTCACCGCCAGCCTTCCCGGAACAACTGATACTGTCTTTATTCCCATTACCAACGCGCCCGCGGGAACACATACCTATACCGCGAGTTACTCCGGCAATACAACGTATGCTGCGATTTCAAGCTTTGGCAGCTACACCGTCACGGTGAACTCCGGCAATCTGTCCGCGACTACAACGACGTTGACCGGCGTGCCCTCTGCGACCACTTTCGGAGCCGGATTCACAGCCACCGCGACGGTTGCGGGCGCGGCGAAGCCATCAGGTGCGGTGACGTTCCTGGTCAACGGTGCAACCTATGCCACTGTTCCTTTGGCAAACGGAAGTGCGTCGTACAACTTCAACCTGCCACTGGGAACATATTCGCTTAGTGCCGTGTATAGCGGCGATATCAATAACGCAGGCTCTGTCGCTGCGACAACATCGGTTCTGGTGAATGCAGCCAACACGATGACGAGCCTGCAGTCCTCTGCTACAACAGGAACGGTAGGAACGCCGATCACGCTGACGGCAACCGTCAGCTCGGTTGCGGGCACACCGAACGGAACGGTTCAGTTCAGCTACAGCACCAGTGCGAACTCTGCAGGCACGCTGATCGGCAACGCCACGCTGACTAATGGCGTCGCCGTCTACAGCGCGCTTCTGCCCGAAGGAGTCGACAACGTAAGTGCAAGCTATGTGGCCAGTGGAAACTTCGGCGGCTCAACCTCGACTCCGCCGTTGAGCATCACCATTAATCCTGCACCGCTTGTTCCTGTCTCGGCTGCTCCAGTGGCGCTGCCTTACACCATCTCCACCATTGCGGGTGGAGGAAGCTCTTCGACCTGCACCGGCTCCGTCGATAAGTTCAACGACGGCTGCCAGGCGACCAGCGTGCAACTCTCGGGCAGCGGGGCCGACCTGCGCAGTGTCGCAGCCGATGCCTCCGGCAACGTCTACTTCACCGATGCGGCGGCGGCGCTGGTTCGCAAGATCTCTGCCAACGGCGTCCTCACCGACTTCGCCGGATATGTCTCCGGAACGTCTTGCGTCCCCACGGCCACCGTCGGCTGCGCGCCAACTATGGTCAAGCTCTCCGGTAAGCCTCGCGGCATTTATATAGATACGCTGGGCAATCTGTTCATCGCAGGCTATGGCGATAATAAGGTGCAGGAGGTTCGCGCAGCTGACGGGCTAATGTATCTCATCGCCGGAACAGGCAGCGGTCCGGCCAACACCACCGATAACGCTGGTGACGGCGGCCCTGCAACGAGCGCTTTGATGAAGGGGCCACGCGCAGCATGGACCGATGCAGCGGGCAATATCTACATTGCCGACTCAGGTGACAACCGCATCCGAGAGGTATTGAATCCACT is a window of Edaphobacter dinghuensis DNA encoding:
- a CDS encoding pectinesterase family protein; translated protein: MKSIVSALRMFRSMPALMSLTLLVVAFGTANSIAQIGPVALPNTITTVAGGGVTTTAGASCAVGSPYKATDAFGDGCPASMASFGSDGRGGLVVDGAGDVFVSDVNNELIRWINSRSGIINTLAGASKACGTASGQQDKFGDGCPVSETTGFNSPRGLGIDAYGNIFNAGYNDHAVNIICRSASPLCPNTAGTKQVGSMYRIAGCIAGATSGGTATAGTTAGTSGDGTVASPFGNLAGDVAAWGTGSTAYGTCSTTTGGLNGARGVAADRYGNVYIADTGNNRYRVVVGPASYNGVVNPLAGVLSLDPTYASLTPETAAGRIYPILGGFTAPTASGVACAGAGGGSSLDSKGDGCPFYQTAAGSGPQGIAVDSFGNVIFGDDGSSLLRVLYMGGAAMANAITVNNPTVTAPVVGSVYVLAGGGGSGVGLTPSKGTSTSIDSNIFKVTIGANGNIFIGDGSQVLFYDLSTGYIRKLFAAGVPCATALNSIGDGCPAGQASWSGGSGLGVGLDPEGNLYITDTEASSLVRKIAATSLVPLTTGASLTQTIVLHGAAGTTGIAAALAAASPDISAGSVSCGSAAADATMDCTVPVTFAPASPGEHSAALLAASAGSNGSASFALAGMATGAAVAVDSTAPSTTMMGAGIAPVAVALDGSSNLYAIDDNSGKLCTISKANVSSTISGTLPANPSQIAVDAAGDIYVVGSGSSGITKFTLTAPGTYSQSTINYAPPQSPAAPQGIAVDAEGNLYVSDKTNLAVYEIAAGSTFVPLQPLSTVASGLGNPTTLALDGQGNLYIADQGAGSVVKVSGATGAQSTILSGISPAGIAGDAAGNLYVQDRNTESVIEVPVSGPQTTVATGLTAPTGLAVDGSGNLYSADSHANGIAEVERSQTAFDFGTSITTSFSGTLTNVGNLAATGFNQTDTADFQIASSGGNGCTLGSASIEPGYACTIAASFTPSASGTGPVSDVLSMTPALSIGSLTLSGTKTGTVVTTATAISAETPANPVYSASGTEVSFTVTVTPSSGSVSGTNVQVTVDAGSPQTFVLSGTTATVALTGLSAGMHSITASYPTQAGIVGSTSQASMFSIAQASTAVTWTPASTTQAFSRAIGAGVLDASSGGLAGFYTYTATPVGGSALSIDASTYLPVGSYALAVTFTPADSVDYIGSTASVAAYTVTKADTTAAVGATQSLVASDGTGNYISVQAAVNALSPVSGGSVYIKPGTYTGFVTVNTPFVSLRGLGGNPANVVLTNEDGAFSAPFLPGQGVGNNGSSGDQGSSTMVVAKGSLNGTTYIPNGFYMENLSVANTYDTDSTNSNTNALVGGVCTAGQAANNNQALFNSGTLCNSQALALWITSDQAVLNNVQLSSLQDTLYAGSQGCGSTCVAARQYFWRGRINGDVDYIFGDAATVFDHTVFYTAYHGTVTGTDTIEAQNKKAQTGSASDYLSGYVLNSAYLLSQSAGMSSLYYGRPYGQYSTYIMLNSFVDQVNPTGWIEFSGDSNLPTSTYAEFNTMPYTDPATGSLDPNGFVYAGAGGSLGAGIAGPRETISTSPGTPEAENAIKTSLTAAQAAPYYPVAFLSSTVPTPSPSFAGFATNWDPTAALADEMNAFVPSGSSITIAPGSSVTILVRPQTPGAGAIPIGTYTVSDGGTVLTSGTLDASGEAYYTTSTLAAGNHSITTTYSGDANFNASSSTTPFVIKVVAAQSTTAALTTSATQATPGQSVTLTATVTGSGGTPTGSVTFAAGSTSLGSIALPVNGVAVLTTTNLPTGVNLITATYSGDNNFGGSSASVTVTVAGQFSFSVPSLSFASQLDGTNSSAASVTLTNNTGGAVSGFSIAASSGFTISNNTCGATLTAGQSCTLGVVFAPVSGQSGTISGTLTASGGGFSTSLALSGIAQEPAAAAVATGDTRTVVEPSFPSVCQSLTASFHDANEDVPTSVEAVSTSLDQARLQAALNACTGTNQAVELSMDAAGDNSFLTGPITIPTGVTLLVDPGVTLYFSRNAQDYDTTPGVHSCGTVNANSNTASCQNLISISNDNNSGIMGYGKLNGRGGDVVLNSFPSAGYEGTTTGKSWWDLANDANTLNGSQQNPRGIQISKSTNITLYKITFKNPPNFHIAINTINGLTVWDIKIVTPFSARNTDGIDPGNATNVTIKNSWISDGDDNVAVGAPNSASANISVVDNHFYAGHGESIGSITTGGVTNVLFDHNQMYGDADVDGSNSTAIRIKSANDRGGVVQNIQYSNSCFVNHGTQVQFTPLYNTNAGTLTPNFKNILLQNLRFSNQGAVATGSVTFLGASNNGTVNPLVVTLDNVTIDTLASSNLIAPSNAQITLGPGQVSSTLTSLLLPYNGSNGNIITDARTTPALIAPDCTFTFLAPELTGPNGLNQTVTDGQFPTAVVILTPTFASQSYPYPTGTVTLTDESGRTFTASLPGTTDTVFIPITNAPAGTHTYTASYSGNTTYAAISSFGSYTVTVNSGNLSATTTTLTGVPSATTFGAGFTATATVAGAAKPSGAVTFLVNGATYATVPLANGSASYNFNLPLGTYSLSAVYSGDINNAGSVAATTSVLVNAANTMTSLQSSATTGTVGTPITLTATVSSVAGTPNGTVQFSYSTSANSAGTLIGNATLTNGVAVYSALLPEGVDNVSASYVASGNFGGSTSTPPLSITINPAPLVPVSAAPVALPYTISTIAGGGSSSTCTGSVDKFNDGCQATSVQLSGSGADLRSVAADASGNVYFTDAAAALVRKISANGVLTDFAGYVSGTSCVPTATVGCAPTMVKLSGKPRGIYIDTLGNLFIAGYGDNKVQEVRAADGLMYLIAGTGSGPANTTDNAGDGGPATSALMKGPRAAWTDAAGNIYIADSGDNRIREVLNPLSGLGVAGNIQTVAGTGVNSSTGDGGLATAATISNPQGVAVDANGNIYIAESSHVRAVCVTCTAGSGLYELLTKLGVASPVNGNIYTVAGTSTTGNTTFAPGLANTVNMGPQKISIDADGNLYIADSANNVVWFEDGRSGYTRVIAGGGSSTSCSLSAIGDGCVATQAIVGSNGGNGFGLALDVQGNLYISDSTNFRIRKVSNNLSFASTQVGTPLAQTIQLHFTPGDSPTSLSLTSPDFTLSAGSCIVNSQDNSDDCTYTATFNPTTDGLRSTSFTVSTALNNPGTFELTGTGTGPIPGTVQLITTAVLTQLTDGSYQATVTITNNGTGTAQNVELTSATLGSAAGTPLPLAAGDIAPGGGNTTVTLNFPSSAGVAGAAAVEKYSGSYTGGTFGGSIRAKLP